One Helianthus annuus cultivar XRQ/B chromosome 7, HanXRQr2.0-SUNRISE, whole genome shotgun sequence genomic region harbors:
- the LOC110866137 gene encoding CMP-sialic acid transporter 2, translating to MLLIINNAAQGILSSFFFKYADTILKKYSSTVAMIFTGFASAALFGHTLTINFMLGISIVFISMHQFFSPLAKVKEEENGVLELEPVENNHRDQFVNIAAGANEEASHRVESDERRPLLPT from the exons ATGCTTTTAATTATAAACAACGCAGCACAAGGAATTTTATCTTCCTTTTTCTTCAAATATGCTG ATACGATTTTGAAAAAATACTCGTCAACAGTTGCCATGATCTTCACAGGCTTTGCATCTGCAGCTTTGTTTGGTCACACTTTGACTATAAATTTTATGCTTGGAATTTCTATTGTTTTCATCTCAATGCATCAG TTTTTTTCACCTCTTGCAAAAGTTAAGGAAGAAGAAAATGGGGTATTGGAGTTGGAACCGGTTGAGAACAATCATAG GGACCAATTCGTAAATATAGCAGCAGGGGCAAATGAGGAG GCTAGTCATCGTGTAGAATCTGATGAAAGGAGGCCTCTACTTCCTACTTGA